The DNA window GCCATTATGGATGATCAAAGTGGTGTCACTCGCGACAATCACTACGGCCGTGCTGAGTGGCAAGGCAATTTCTTTTCCGTAATAGATACAGGTGGTTATGTCAAAGGCTCGGAAGACGTATTTGAAGAGGCGATTAGAGATAAGGTAGAAGTTGCAATAGAGGAGGCCTCCGTGATACTGTTTATGGTTGATGTAAAAACGGGAGTCACAGGATTGGATCAGGATTTTGCCAATGTCCTGAGAAAAAGTGAAAAACCTGTCATCGTTGTTGCCAATAAAACCGACATGCACGATAAAATCTATCTGGCAGCCGAATTTCACAGTCTGGGTTTCAAAGAAATATTCCCGGTTTCCTCCGAAAATGGATTGGGCACGGGTGATCTGCTTGAAGAGATTGTAAAACATTTTGATACAGAAGGTGTGGAAGATCCATATGCTCACCTGCCTAAAATTGCCATTCTGGGTCGTCCCAATGCGGGTAAATCTTCTTTATTGAATTTTCTTACCGGCTCTGAAAGAAGTATCGTTACAGATATCCCGGGAACTACCAGAGATGCGGTGTTTACACATTATAATGCCTATGGAAAAGAATTCATTCTCACCGACACCGCCGGGCTTAGGAGAAAGTCAAGATTAAAAGACAATATTGAATTCTACAGTAATCTCCGTACAATTAAAGCCATGGAAGATGCGGACGTATGTATTGTCATGATCGATGCAGGCAGGGGTTTCGAGTCTCAGGATATGAATATTGTCGCTTTGGCGCAAAGTCATAAAAAAGGCGTTGTGATTTTAGTCAACAAATGGGACCTGATTAAGAAAGAGACCAATACGGCCAGAGATTGGGAAAGAGAAATTCGAGATCGTCTGTCCGGAATGTCTCACATTCCGATTGTATTTACCTCAATTACAGAAAAAGTGAGGATTATGAAAGCAATTGAAATTGCAATTCAGGTTTATGAAGACAGAGCTAGTAAAATTTCAACTTCAAAGCTCAACGAAAAACTACTTCCTGAAATTGAAAGAAATCCACCTCCCTCTTATCGCGATAAACACATAAAAATTAAATATATAACACAATTAAGTTCAAAAACTCCTGCTTTTGCACTTTTTTGTAATTTTCCAAATCACATTAAAGATCCTTATAAACGCTTTATAGAGAACAAATTACGCCATCATTTTGGACTTAATGGTGTGCCCGTTAGTCTCATATTCAAAAAAAAATAGATATTTGTTCAAATAGAACAATGGAATTACATAATTTTACTTTTTAAAAATTACTCTGTTATGAAAAATTTACTATCCTTACTAATTATCGCTGGAATGTTATTCTTCTCAGCTTGTGCAGGTGGAGGTTCATCTGAAGGTGAAGCTGAAACTACAGAAGTTGAAGAAACTACTATGGAAGAAGGAACTGAAGAAACTATGGAAGAAGCTCCTATGGAGGAAGAAACTATGGAATCAGATTCTACTGAAATGGATGACATGGAAGGTGAAGAAGAAGAAATGGAAGAAGAAACAATGGAATAATCTTCAATTCATTTAAAAAATAACCGCGCCGGATGCATTATTGTGGAAAGCGTGGTTTTTTTATGCACTTACCTCAAGAACTAGAAAGTTATATTCCTCAAAACGCTTTTGAAATCATAAAAGCGTATTGGGAAAAGTATCCCTTCCAACTAAGACTGAGCAATCATAGACAATCCAAGAGTGGAGATTACAGATATTTACCTCAAAGCAAAGAACATCTTATTAGTGTCAATAAAAGTCTTAACGAATACCAGTTTCTCTTTACACTTGTCCATGAAATAGCCCATCAATGGGTGAGGGTTTCATACAAAAGAAGACAGAGTCCTCATGGCAAAGCCTGGAAGGAAATGTTCAAACAACTTCTTGAACCCTTTGTGCTAATGAATGTATTTCCTGAAAGTATACACAAAGAGGTTATTAGACATATGAAAAATCCAAAGGCAAGCACTTCAGCCGATGTCAACTTATACAATGCCATGCAGGATGACGGAAATGTGGTATTCTTAAAAGATATTGGGGAAGGCTGTGAATTTAAAATCGGTAAAAAATGGTATACAAAAGGGCCGAAACGAAGAACGCGTTATCTGTGCTATTCCATTCCGGATAAGCGTAAATACACCATTTCCTCGATTGCTGCGATTGACTTAAGCGACACCCAACCTTCTTGAAATATCAGATTCAACTTTTTCAAAGAGTTGGTTTGGATGCATGGTTCGCCAATTGTCAATCTCTAAATTGCCTCCAAAATTGATGAAGGTGTCAATACCGTAATTGCTCCATTCCTGATAGACGAAATCCCTAAAGTTAATGGCAGCAATCCAGCCTTCATCTACTTCATCAAACCATTCTTCATAATAGCAGTCATCCGATCCATGAAAATTGAAAACGTTTTCACCAATTAGAATAAAATGACTGATTTCCATGCGCAGTAAATGGTCAATGATATTTCGTTTTAATTGCATAATATCATTTTCTATAGCATCATTCCATTCTCCGATAAATTCAATTATTGCATAATTTTTTTCATAATCAATAAAGAGGATTTTAATATAAAGAGTATCTGATCCGATATAATCCCAGGCAGGATCAATGTAATAACCATAGATAGTATCTGAATAAAGGTCGTAATTGTACTCCTTCCCATTAAATGGTGATAATGGGTCAAAGGAGGAGTCGTATAGCGACAACCATCTATAGTGGGGTTCTATATTATGCATTGTACTTTTCTAAAACCCTTCTGACAGAACCGCTTTCTGCCAATAATTTTT is part of the Hyphobacterium sp. CCMP332 genome and encodes:
- the der gene encoding ribosome biogenesis GTPase Der, with translation MGNIVAIVGRPNVGKSTLYNRLVGERDAIMDDQSGVTRDNHYGRAEWQGNFFSVIDTGGYVKGSEDVFEEAIRDKVEVAIEEASVILFMVDVKTGVTGLDQDFANVLRKSEKPVIVVANKTDMHDKIYLAAEFHSLGFKEIFPVSSENGLGTGDLLEEIVKHFDTEGVEDPYAHLPKIAILGRPNAGKSSLLNFLTGSERSIVTDIPGTTRDAVFTHYNAYGKEFILTDTAGLRRKSRLKDNIEFYSNLRTIKAMEDADVCIVMIDAGRGFESQDMNIVALAQSHKKGVVILVNKWDLIKKETNTARDWEREIRDRLSGMSHIPIVFTSITEKVRIMKAIEIAIQVYEDRASKISTSKLNEKLLPEIERNPPPSYRDKHIKIKYITQLSSKTPAFALFCNFPNHIKDPYKRFIENKLRHHFGLNGVPVSLIFKKK
- a CDS encoding SprT-like domain-containing protein: MHLPQELESYIPQNAFEIIKAYWEKYPFQLRLSNHRQSKSGDYRYLPQSKEHLISVNKSLNEYQFLFTLVHEIAHQWVRVSYKRRQSPHGKAWKEMFKQLLEPFVLMNVFPESIHKEVIRHMKNPKASTSADVNLYNAMQDDGNVVFLKDIGEGCEFKIGKKWYTKGPKRRTRYLCYSIPDKRKYTISSIAAIDLSDTQPS